The following coding sequences are from one Pigmentibacter sp. JX0631 window:
- a CDS encoding response regulator transcription factor produces the protein MSNSKDFLLIVEDEEAIGEGLLFNFEAEGFEVVLLSNGFEALEYIKINFEKISTIILDIMLPQLDGYEILKKTRILAERIPILVLSAKSLENDRIKAFELGADDYVTKPFNLSEIILRVKRLVQRKKWYKTELSLTPRAFGNTIFDMERLTITRNDGIVHRISPTEGLLVQVFLENENKILTRNDLLHKVWQYDAIIETRTVDVFVGKLRKYIEKNPAKPEFIHSVRGVGYTYIPHKEI, from the coding sequence ATGTCGAACTCCAAAGACTTTCTTCTCATAGTTGAAGATGAAGAAGCAATTGGTGAAGGATTATTGTTTAATTTTGAAGCCGAAGGTTTCGAAGTAGTGTTACTTTCTAATGGATTTGAAGCATTAGAATATATAAAAATAAATTTTGAAAAAATCTCTACCATTATATTAGATATAATGTTACCTCAATTAGATGGTTATGAAATATTAAAAAAGACAAGAATTCTTGCTGAAAGAATTCCCATTTTAGTTTTAAGTGCTAAAAGTCTTGAAAATGACCGAATAAAAGCTTTTGAATTAGGTGCTGATGATTATGTTACAAAACCTTTTAATTTATCGGAAATTATTCTTCGTGTAAAAAGATTAGTACAAAGAAAAAAATGGTATAAGACCGAATTATCCCTTACTCCCAGAGCATTTGGTAATACAATTTTTGACATGGAGCGTCTCACAATTACTAGAAATGACGGAATTGTCCATAGAATTTCACCAACAGAAGGCTTATTAGTTCAAGTATTTTTAGAAAATGAAAATAAAATTTTAACTAGAAATGATTTACTCCATAAAGTTTGGCAGTATGATGCAATTATAGAAACTAGAACTGTAGACGTTTTTGTAGGGAAATTAAGAAAGTATATTGAAAAAAATCCGGCAAAACCTGAATTTATTCACTCTGTAAGAGGTGTTGGTTACACTTACATTCCACATAAAGAAATATAA
- a CDS encoding HAMP domain-containing sensor histidine kinase has product MLKKLKWLLHPISILIGAQICWGLLMFVWIRWYILRSQEINTFIEKFPVAATNSGQWVILSQGCILMGFILIALYMIFVSQRRLSRITKMQDAILSNVTHELKTPLASIRLYAETMLLRNVTEDERKKFLTRTLKETERLQKLIDTVLISARLESDKSTLIHSRVNLCELLNACFNRVKDRFGDLRIFEFQNLLTDVENAFFVWGNPYHLTMLFDNLLDNAVKYTEKGGLIQAGVLLKKDFIQVFIKDNGVGIEKNHLKKIFKKFYRIERNLKVKIQGSGLGLFVCLSIVKEHHGKIFALSDGLNKGCTFYVELQRLSSHS; this is encoded by the coding sequence ATGTTAAAAAAACTTAAATGGCTTTTACATCCCATCTCAATCCTCATCGGCGCCCAAATTTGTTGGGGCTTGCTTATGTTTGTCTGGATCAGATGGTACATCTTAAGAAGCCAAGAAATAAATACATTCATAGAAAAATTTCCTGTTGCTGCAACTAATTCTGGTCAATGGGTTATTTTATCGCAGGGTTGCATATTAATGGGTTTTATCCTCATTGCATTATACATGATTTTTGTAAGTCAAAGACGACTTTCTAGAATTACAAAAATGCAAGATGCTATTTTAAGCAATGTGACCCACGAATTGAAAACCCCCTTAGCGAGTATAAGGCTTTATGCAGAAACAATGCTACTCCGTAATGTGACAGAAGATGAAAGAAAAAAATTTCTAACCCGAACATTGAAAGAAACTGAAAGATTGCAAAAACTGATTGATACAGTACTTATATCAGCACGGTTAGAATCGGATAAAAGTACTTTAATTCATAGCAGAGTTAATTTATGTGAATTACTGAATGCATGTTTTAATAGAGTAAAAGATCGATTTGGCGATTTACGTATTTTTGAATTTCAAAATTTATTGACTGATGTTGAAAATGCTTTTTTTGTTTGGGGAAATCCTTATCATTTAACAATGCTATTTGACAACCTGCTAGATAATGCAGTTAAATATACAGAAAAAGGTGGCTTAATTCAAGCTGGAGTTCTTTTAAAAAAAGACTTTATCCAAGTTTTTATAAAAGATAATGGCGTTGGAATTGAAAAAAACCACTTAAAAAAGATATTTAAAAAATTTTATAGGATAGAAAGAAATTTAAAAGTTAAAATCCAAGGCTCTGGCCTTGGTCTATTTGTCTGTTTATCAATAGTTAAAGAACATCATGGAAAAATATTTGCACTTAGTGATGGTTTAAACAAAGGATGTACGTTTTATGTCGAACTCCAAAGACTTTCTTCTCATAGTTGA
- a CDS encoding transglycosylase SLT domain-containing protein — translation MIYPLAIAIFGCFSSIPKTYALENSNSEVMGKKYITFYQDFLKNKKQEEIKHLDEIKKQIGKEKNGQEKIYLLLGLLNNAGDILQDDYVEFAKKNIQQSKIKMTDLQSQLYRIYYANYLYLKKDYAGAILLLKPISKQSKLLIFQMIAPLYLDALLDAGFKAEAIDYYKSYGNIIEQYTNWEKMNEVFVKLSQAAMFFNQFNQALVFLKKPLLFYPLEKSGRDAMDIVSKIECSGGSLGSLYFREENLQYLSKEVYKRIGKQPDSRNYILALVGINPFNPIPTKPFEQLSTQEKDKILGNTELLLSAREYNLADNVLNYLSENGTYSDLNIKDRILDMRGRVFNALNQPAKSAQVYFKLFTEMPNSKFSEIAKMKYAVSLHYARKHIEAAEFAKKYYIFSTLEEQNWFILWEYILAKKYDEAENVAINFLSQSKKETVNIKFQYWLSVIQYEKGLKEDAKKSFQSIAKRTSEYPYSVFSRWKLNNYSYKNQNIGENLGIKDYYSRRFNPFLKRKIKDKNLEEIRKFILSDLEDVAIIYIKKINTKKMKKNQIVLLANLAYAATDFKMSSDLARNNFGNTLDEYGVDELWTEKTNFWKLNYPLAYWKDIQNAAKLADIDPLWLLSIMRAESLYFPTAESSVGAIGLMQIMPYTGLNISKHIGKDNFNISLLKEPSQSIAYAAWYLRMLLKIYKGNYLLATAAYNGGPEAINRWIGQNNSLTIDEFYENIPFQETKKYVAKVLGYLDIYYRVQLGNSDGYNLDFGDSLPDPFTKLNIF, via the coding sequence ATGATTTACCCTTTAGCAATAGCAATCTTTGGTTGCTTTAGTAGTATACCTAAAACGTATGCTTTAGAAAACTCAAATTCTGAAGTAATGGGTAAAAAATATATTACTTTTTATCAAGATTTCTTGAAAAATAAAAAACAAGAAGAAATAAAGCATTTAGATGAAATAAAAAAACAAATTGGAAAAGAAAAAAATGGACAAGAAAAAATATACCTTTTATTAGGACTGCTAAATAACGCAGGAGATATATTGCAAGATGATTATGTAGAATTTGCAAAAAAAAATATTCAACAGTCTAAAATAAAAATGACTGATTTGCAAAGTCAACTTTATCGAATATATTATGCAAATTATTTGTATTTAAAAAAAGATTATGCTGGAGCAATATTATTATTAAAACCAATTTCTAAACAAAGTAAATTATTAATTTTTCAGATGATAGCACCGTTGTACTTAGATGCTTTACTTGATGCTGGATTTAAAGCTGAAGCAATAGATTACTATAAATCCTATGGAAATATTATTGAACAATATACAAATTGGGAAAAAATGAATGAAGTATTTGTCAAATTATCGCAAGCAGCAATGTTTTTTAACCAATTTAATCAGGCACTTGTTTTCTTAAAAAAACCTTTGCTTTTTTATCCGTTAGAAAAATCTGGTAGAGATGCAATGGACATTGTTTCAAAAATTGAATGTTCTGGTGGAAGTTTAGGAAGTCTTTATTTTAGGGAAGAAAATCTCCAGTATTTGTCAAAAGAAGTATATAAACGGATAGGGAAACAACCTGATTCACGAAATTATATATTAGCTTTAGTAGGAATTAATCCTTTCAATCCAATTCCAACTAAACCTTTTGAACAACTATCAACCCAAGAAAAAGATAAGATTTTAGGAAACACTGAACTGTTACTTTCTGCAAGAGAATATAATTTAGCTGATAATGTATTAAATTATCTTTCTGAAAATGGTACTTATTCCGATTTAAATATAAAAGATAGAATATTAGATATGCGAGGAAGAGTTTTTAATGCTTTAAATCAACCAGCAAAATCAGCACAAGTGTATTTTAAATTATTTACTGAAATGCCAAATTCAAAGTTTTCAGAAATTGCTAAAATGAAGTATGCAGTATCGCTTCATTATGCAAGAAAACATATTGAGGCAGCTGAGTTTGCAAAGAAATATTATATATTTTCAACGCTTGAAGAACAAAATTGGTTTATTTTATGGGAGTATATATTAGCAAAAAAATATGATGAAGCTGAAAATGTTGCTATAAATTTTTTAAGTCAAAGTAAAAAAGAAACAGTAAACATTAAATTTCAATATTGGCTTTCAGTAATTCAATATGAAAAGGGATTGAAAGAGGATGCTAAAAAAAGCTTTCAATCAATTGCAAAAAGAACTTCAGAATATCCCTATTCTGTGTTTTCAAGATGGAAATTAAATAATTACAGTTATAAAAATCAAAATATTGGAGAAAATTTAGGAATTAAAGACTATTATTCAAGAAGATTTAATCCTTTTTTAAAAAGAAAAATTAAAGACAAAAATTTAGAAGAAATTAGAAAATTTATTTTAAGTGATTTAGAAGATGTAGCGATTATTTATATTAAGAAAATAAATACAAAAAAAATGAAAAAGAACCAGATAGTTCTTTTAGCAAATTTAGCATATGCAGCTACTGACTTTAAAATGTCTTCGGATCTAGCACGCAATAATTTTGGAAATACTCTGGATGAATATGGTGTTGATGAATTATGGACAGAAAAAACGAATTTCTGGAAATTAAATTACCCTTTAGCTTATTGGAAAGATATCCAAAATGCAGCAAAATTAGCTGATATTGATCCTTTATGGTTACTTTCTATCATGCGAGCAGAATCACTCTATTTTCCTACAGCTGAAAGTTCCGTTGGTGCAATAGGTTTAATGCAGATTATGCCTTACACTGGTTTAAATATCTCTAAACATATTGGCAAAGATAATTTTAATATTAGCTTGTTAAAAGAACCTTCACAATCTATTGCATATGCTGCTTGGTATTTAAGAATGTTATTAAAAATATATAAAGGTAATTACTTGTTAGCAACTGCCGCATATAACGGGGGGCCAGAAGCTATAAATCGTTGGATAGGACAAAACAATTCACTAACAATTGATGAATTTTATGAAAATATTCCATTTCAAGAAACAAAAAAATACGTGGCAAAAGTCTTGGGATACCTTGACATTTATTATAGAGTGCAACTAGGAAATAGTGATGGTTATAATTTGGATTTCGGTGATTCGCTACCAGATCCTTTTACAAAACTAAATATTTTTTAG
- the phnC gene encoding phosphonate ABC transporter ATP-binding protein, which yields MNLQQMQNNDFILQVDNIVKTYPNGTKALKGISFQVPKGAFLSVIGLSGSGKSTLLRCINRIHEPTAGTVYFEGQDITHVKERELREIRKKIGMVFQHFNLINRRNVLNNVLMGKLGEMNNHFLGGIFKKWPSDWVDEAYAALRIVGIADKALVRADGLSGGQKQRVAIARTLIQNPHLLLADEPVASLDPTTSYSVMNYLRDLNTKRNITVVCNLHFLSLVRDYSTHVIALKNGEKVFEGKPSDISEKWFKDIYGSDAKEVEIH from the coding sequence GTGAATTTACAGCAGATGCAAAATAATGATTTTATTTTGCAAGTAGATAATATTGTAAAAACTTATCCAAATGGGACAAAAGCTTTAAAGGGAATTTCTTTTCAAGTACCTAAAGGTGCATTTCTATCAGTTATAGGTCTTTCAGGTTCAGGGAAATCCACTCTGTTAAGATGCATTAACCGTATTCATGAACCTACTGCGGGAACAGTTTATTTTGAAGGACAAGACATTACCCACGTTAAAGAACGAGAACTCAGAGAAATAAGAAAAAAAATTGGAATGGTTTTTCAGCATTTTAATCTAATCAATAGACGAAATGTATTAAATAACGTTTTAATGGGTAAATTAGGAGAAATGAATAATCATTTTTTGGGTGGGATTTTTAAGAAGTGGCCTTCTGATTGGGTTGATGAAGCTTATGCTGCTTTAAGAATCGTAGGAATAGCAGATAAAGCACTAGTACGCGCTGATGGTTTGTCTGGGGGGCAAAAACAGAGAGTTGCTATTGCAAGAACTTTAATTCAAAATCCACACCTACTTTTAGCAGATGAGCCTGTTGCTTCACTAGATCCAACGACGAGTTATTCAGTGATGAATTACTTAAGGGATTTAAATACTAAAAGAAATATTACCGTTGTTTGTAATTTACATTTTTTAAGTTTAGTTAGAGATTATTCTACTCATGTAATTGCTTTAAAAAATGGAGAAAAAGTTTTTGAAGGAAAACCATCAGATATTTCTGAAAAATGGTTTAAGGATATTTATGGCTCTGATGCAAAAGAAGTGGAGATACATTAA
- the phnE gene encoding phosphonate ABC transporter, permease protein PhnE gives MKFPSFIPIIESKRKKRELAGLLIEMLVWAYILIFFFKILIFSILLPLIENLAYSENPNQFALNIIQKLNFDSRYFEFPWSWFLGLSFIGFGIGALVSLKCKGFGSWVASLSKLQVTDPNDYLKIQKHWKFAKIEAYFLVLITLITGIVIVNVSVSKIIQIDGLLGAGRLTLQLTCGIPGVGEHILFGSFYDLLQSFFNLLLRLHNSVFTNQAEYFNIPCIPNDLTYFGKALSKLAESIYLAFLATFFSIPIAFVLSFFASRNLTRHSYAMRSLYFLIRSYMNITRSIEPLIWAILFSVWIGIGPFAGALALMVHSVSSLVKQYSEAIETVDEGPIEALQVTGASRIAVVWFSVVPQVILPFLAFTIYRWDINVRMATVIGLVGGGGIGSILIQEQMLARWTQVGSLAFLIFLVVWCMDFLSARIREAIQ, from the coding sequence ATGAAATTCCCTTCATTTATTCCAATAATAGAATCAAAAAGAAAAAAAAGAGAGTTAGCAGGTTTACTAATTGAAATGTTAGTATGGGCATATATTTTAATATTTTTCTTCAAAATTTTAATATTTTCTATTCTTTTACCACTAATTGAAAACTTAGCTTATTCGGAAAACCCAAATCAATTTGCCTTAAATATTATTCAAAAATTAAATTTTGATAGTAGATATTTTGAATTTCCATGGAGTTGGTTTTTGGGTTTATCTTTTATTGGATTTGGTATTGGCGCTTTAGTATCTTTAAAATGCAAAGGATTTGGTTCTTGGGTTGCAAGTCTATCTAAATTACAAGTAACCGATCCTAATGATTATTTAAAAATACAGAAGCATTGGAAATTTGCAAAAATTGAAGCATATTTTTTAGTATTAATTACTTTAATTACGGGGATAGTAATAGTAAATGTTAGTGTATCTAAAATAATTCAAATTGATGGTTTATTAGGCGCAGGTAGATTAACGTTACAGTTAACTTGTGGAATACCTGGAGTTGGTGAACATATATTATTTGGTTCTTTCTACGATCTATTGCAATCTTTTTTTAATTTATTGTTACGTTTGCATAATTCTGTTTTTACCAATCAAGCAGAATATTTTAATATACCTTGTATACCGAACGATTTAACTTATTTTGGCAAAGCTTTAAGTAAACTAGCAGAATCAATTTATTTAGCATTTTTAGCTACGTTTTTTAGTATTCCAATTGCGTTTGTTTTATCTTTTTTTGCTTCTAGAAATTTAACACGCCATAGCTATGCTATGCGCTCTCTTTATTTCTTAATTCGTTCTTACATGAATATTACAAGGTCTATAGAGCCATTGATTTGGGCAATCTTATTTTCAGTATGGATTGGGATTGGTCCTTTTGCTGGCGCATTGGCTTTGATGGTTCATAGTGTTTCCAGTCTAGTGAAACAATATTCAGAAGCTATCGAAACAGTTGATGAAGGGCCTATTGAAGCCTTGCAAGTAACAGGCGCAAGTCGTATTGCTGTTGTCTGGTTTTCAGTTGTTCCACAAGTTATTCTTCCTTTTCTTGCCTTTACGATTTACAGGTGGGATATCAATGTAAGAATGGCAACTGTAATAGGACTTGTAGGTGGCGGTGGAATAGGTAGTATTTTAATTCAGGAGCAAATGTTGGCGCGTTGGACACAGGTGGGAAGTCTTGCTTTTCTTATCTTTTTGGTTGTCTGGTGCATGGATTTCTTATCAGCAAGAATTCGCGAGGCTATACAATAA
- the lipB gene encoding lipoyl(octanoyl) transferase LipB, which produces MQIKYLGLLPYSDTLGIMESIHTDIVNNPSQEGIILVVQHPPTVTMGKRELYTDMLIPPEQLKYKGVAFHKIDRGGSVTVHEPGQIVIYPIFQIQEYQQTVRSYVHLLEEAMIETAALYGVNVQRDEINPGVWVGQNKIGAIGIRIKDKVTKHGIAFNVLNSLETFSNIIPCGLHGRGVINLLQAIKDIPIEKRKIPLLDYHDVERYLAQTINNKLSLIN; this is translated from the coding sequence GTGCAAATAAAATATTTAGGACTTTTACCATATTCAGATACGTTAGGAATAATGGAGTCTATCCATACAGATATTGTTAATAACCCTTCACAAGAAGGAATTATTTTAGTTGTGCAGCATCCGCCTACTGTTACTATGGGGAAGCGTGAGTTATATACAGATATGCTTATTCCACCTGAACAATTAAAGTATAAAGGGGTGGCCTTTCATAAAATAGATCGTGGGGGCAGTGTTACTGTTCATGAGCCAGGACAAATTGTTATTTATCCCATTTTTCAAATTCAAGAATATCAACAAACAGTTCGTTCGTACGTACATTTATTAGAAGAAGCAATGATAGAAACAGCTGCATTATATGGAGTCAATGTTCAAAGAGATGAAATAAACCCAGGGGTATGGGTAGGGCAGAACAAAATTGGAGCTATTGGAATTCGAATTAAAGATAAAGTAACAAAACATGGAATTGCATTCAATGTTTTGAATTCCTTAGAAACATTTTCTAACATCATACCTTGTGGATTACATGGTAGAGGTGTGATTAATTTGCTCCAAGCTATAAAAGACATTCCTATAGAAAAAAGAAAAATCCCCCTTCTTGATTATCATGATGTAGAAAGATATTTAGCACAAACAATAAATAATAAATTATCTTTGATAAATTAA
- a CDS encoding M48 family metallopeptidase gives MDREFDGNYYDGLSSITHNVRIKIENNEFIIQNNDLNIAYSTFNIKFTTQISDGERYFFFKNGSQCHFKNSKEIEQWIKNNSIKKHANSLNLEKSVTKIFLLTVALISFLGISYKILIPGFSHILAHNIPYKYLQKIDNNVLEYFQSTNFLEETKVSPEKKASILARVNIIKENNNLPNFKLHFFSSKSLGPNAFALTSENIVITDELINICDNDEITAVLLHEIGHLKYKHSITQAIRSTFIGFFISAILGDFSSTLTSFYGAILENKYSKNFEHEADIFAAKNLQSAQLSPELLIYALKNIEKNTTQTQSEKIIFYFLEVFSTHPSLAERKEKILAALKD, from the coding sequence ATGGATAGAGAATTTGATGGCAATTATTATGATGGACTGTCATCAATAACTCATAATGTTAGAATTAAAATTGAAAATAATGAATTTATTATTCAAAACAATGATTTAAACATTGCATATTCTACATTCAATATTAAATTCACAACACAAATATCGGATGGAGAAAGATATTTTTTCTTTAAGAATGGAAGTCAATGCCATTTTAAAAATTCTAAAGAAATAGAGCAATGGATTAAAAATAATTCTATAAAAAAACATGCTAATTCCTTAAATTTAGAAAAAAGCGTAACCAAAATATTTCTTTTAACTGTTGCTTTAATAAGTTTTTTAGGAATTTCATATAAAATTTTAATACCTGGATTTTCTCATATATTAGCTCATAATATCCCTTATAAATATTTGCAGAAAATTGATAATAATGTTTTGGAGTATTTCCAAAGTACAAATTTTTTGGAAGAAACAAAAGTTTCACCAGAAAAAAAAGCATCTATTTTGGCACGAGTTAACATTATTAAAGAAAATAATAACTTACCTAATTTTAAACTCCATTTTTTTTCAAGCAAAAGCCTTGGCCCCAATGCCTTTGCACTGACTTCAGAAAATATTGTAATAACTGATGAATTGATAAATATTTGCGACAATGATGAAATTACTGCTGTTTTGCTTCATGAAATTGGTCACCTTAAGTATAAACATTCTATTACACAAGCAATAAGATCTACTTTTATTGGCTTTTTTATATCCGCAATCCTTGGCGATTTTTCATCAACATTGACTTCATTTTATGGAGCTATTTTAGAAAATAAATATTCAAAAAACTTTGAACATGAAGCAGATATCTTTGCTGCAAAAAATTTACAGTCTGCTCAATTATCTCCAGAATTACTTATATATGCATTAAAGAATATTGAAAAGAATACAACTCAAACTCAGAGTGAAAAAATAATATTTTACTTTTTAGAAGTTTTTTCAACCCATCCGAGCTTAGCCGAAAGAAAAGAGAAAATTCTCGCGGCATTGAAAGATTAA
- a CDS encoding YjgN family protein, with protein MEEKKIEQFNFTGKGIDYFKIWITNTVLIILTCGIYYAWAKVRKTQYFMQNSWFQGNHFNYHANPIAILKGNIFVLIFFGLYLLVSYFSSNIAALVFLSAFLLFPFFITKSMQYHLTNISYKGIHFNYQSNLKKFYIFFFSHIFLNLITLFIIFPYTLKKYNDIIYSNIKIGDVFFKIHTKTKEFYFIYFKLIGISILVFSPFVIYNILFGTEKTTGIVFNIATVITVFVNLIYTILAFYKLVINNLSICSNNFETNISFKKYFFTNITNTILIVITFGLYMPFAEIKLKKLLLEKLYLEINEEMIFKNENTGNSNEILSQSSEITNSLFGIDIGV; from the coding sequence ATGGAAGAAAAAAAAATTGAGCAGTTTAATTTTACGGGTAAAGGGATAGATTATTTTAAGATATGGATTACAAATACAGTTTTAATTATTCTTACATGCGGTATTTATTATGCCTGGGCAAAAGTAAGAAAAACACAGTACTTTATGCAAAATAGTTGGTTCCAAGGAAATCATTTCAATTATCATGCAAATCCTATCGCTATTTTAAAAGGAAATATTTTCGTCTTAATTTTTTTTGGGTTATATCTTTTAGTATCATATTTTTCTTCAAATATAGCTGCTCTAGTATTTCTTTCTGCATTTCTTCTTTTTCCATTCTTTATTACAAAATCTATGCAATACCATTTGACAAATATAAGCTACAAAGGAATACATTTTAATTATCAGAGTAATTTAAAAAAGTTTTATATTTTCTTTTTTTCCCATATTTTTCTTAACTTAATTACTTTATTTATTATTTTCCCTTATACGCTTAAAAAATATAATGACATTATATACAGCAATATTAAGATTGGAGATGTATTTTTCAAAATACATACTAAAACAAAAGAATTTTATTTTATTTATTTTAAATTAATTGGCATTTCTATTTTAGTTTTTTCTCCATTTGTAATTTATAATATACTATTTGGTACAGAAAAAACAACAGGTATAGTATTTAATATCGCCACAGTAATTACGGTATTTGTGAATCTTATTTATACAATTTTAGCATTTTATAAATTAGTTATTAATAATCTTTCTATTTGTAGTAACAATTTTGAAACTAATATTAGTTTCAAAAAATATTTTTTTACAAACATAACAAATACTATATTGATAGTCATAACTTTCGGTCTATATATGCCATTTGCTGAAATTAAATTAAAGAAATTACTTCTTGAAAAACTATACTTAGAAATAAATGAAGAAATGATCTTTAAAAATGAAAATACTGGAAATAGTAATGAAATTCTTTCTCAATCTTCTGAAATAACAAATAGTTTATTTGGTATTGATATAGGAGTATAA
- a CDS encoding cation diffusion facilitator family transporter: MFPKKNTTFHEGPHHSHVSKEKPLFFALVLTGLFFCIELFAGLISGSLALISDAAHMLTDVIGIAIAYISIKIAKKPADLKRTFGYYRFEILASSFNSFLLIFVGIYILYESFNRFFNHDAFEIKTGIMFWVAIAGLVVNIICMKILSAGKEHSLNLKGAYLEVFSDMISSVGVILAAIIIHFTNIKWVDSLIAILIALWIFPRAWSLLTDSFNILLEGVPKGTDIEGIKKEIKEIHGITDVHDLHVWAITSGKINFTCHIVNRENSNSEELLFQIKKLLAEKHKITHVTIQFESVSCDQEEKH; encoded by the coding sequence ATGTTTCCGAAAAAGAACACGACTTTTCACGAAGGACCTCATCATTCACATGTATCAAAGGAAAAACCACTTTTCTTTGCTTTAGTTCTTACTGGTTTGTTTTTTTGTATTGAACTGTTTGCTGGTTTAATTTCTGGTAGTTTAGCTTTAATATCCGATGCAGCTCATATGCTTACCGATGTAATAGGAATTGCAATAGCTTATATTTCTATAAAAATTGCGAAAAAACCTGCGGATTTAAAAAGAACTTTTGGTTATTATCGGTTCGAAATACTAGCCTCATCATTTAATTCTTTTTTACTTATTTTTGTTGGCATATATATTTTATATGAATCATTTAATCGGTTTTTTAATCACGATGCTTTTGAAATTAAAACTGGAATTATGTTTTGGGTTGCTATCGCAGGACTTGTTGTTAATATTATTTGCATGAAAATTTTAAGTGCCGGGAAAGAACATAGTTTGAATTTAAAAGGAGCCTATTTAGAAGTTTTTAGTGACATGATTAGTTCAGTAGGAGTCATTCTTGCAGCCATCATTATTCATTTTACTAACATAAAATGGGTAGATTCATTAATAGCAATTTTAATCGCTCTTTGGATTTTTCCAAGAGCTTGGAGTCTCCTCACTGATAGTTTCAATATCTTGTTAGAAGGAGTTCCAAAAGGAACTGATATCGAAGGCATTAAAAAAGAAATTAAAGAAATTCATGGGATTACTGATGTACATGATTTACATGTTTGGGCAATCACTTCTGGAAAAATAAATTTCACTTGTCATATTGTAAACCGTGAAAATAGCAATTCGGAAGAACTTCTTTTTCAAATAAAAAAATTATTAGCCGAAAAACATAAAATTACTCATGTTACTATACAATTTGAAAGCGTTAGTTGCGACCAAGAAGAAAAACATTAA